The Terriglobales bacterium genome contains a region encoding:
- a CDS encoding prolipoprotein diacylglyceryl transferase family protein: protein MFPYIKIGPLELGTFGLVVWLALVASYYVLRGEFRRRRLPGDAANLTLLLGVMGVVGAKLYSAFETPHELAAHPFETLFSRTGFTWHGSLVLCALTLLWWARHHRVPVLVLLDACAPATALGYGIGRLGCLVSGDGDYGIPTSLPWCMRFPNGLVPTSECVHPTPIYELILSALIFWFLWNEGKRAAQLQRPAGTVLGEYFFLTGAARFFIEFIRYIEGKSFALGESFGRGFVDWYNGVFGITLPAGYPHALDTAQLFSLGEMLLGAALIAVVVPRFLRGKEEHRILEHTAAFGEATQPEYTPATAECPHPERWRMYDTMSAEVEVLDFLKELVKTAKPRLIVETGTFTALSTIRLAEGLRENGEGKLVTIEYDPRVFAKAKERVEASGVARWIEMRNESSLDAKVDGQIDLLFCDSDLAIREQEVRHFLPQMSPNGLILMHDASTHYKVVREQALRMQAEGLLSVVFLPTPRGLVIAQAKR, encoded by the coding sequence TTGTTCCCCTATATCAAGATCGGACCGCTCGAGCTCGGCACGTTCGGGCTCGTGGTGTGGCTGGCGCTGGTCGCCAGCTACTACGTGCTGCGCGGCGAATTCCGGCGGCGGCGGCTGCCGGGCGATGCCGCGAACCTGACGCTGCTGCTGGGCGTGATGGGCGTGGTCGGTGCGAAACTCTACTCGGCGTTCGAGACGCCGCATGAGCTGGCCGCGCATCCCTTCGAGACCCTCTTCAGCCGCACAGGCTTCACGTGGCACGGTTCGCTCGTCTTATGCGCGCTGACGCTGCTGTGGTGGGCGCGCCACCACAGGGTCCCAGTGCTCGTCCTGCTCGACGCGTGCGCGCCCGCGACCGCGCTCGGCTACGGCATCGGACGGCTGGGCTGCCTGGTCTCGGGCGACGGCGATTACGGCATCCCGACTTCCCTGCCGTGGTGCATGCGCTTCCCGAACGGGCTGGTGCCGACCAGCGAGTGCGTCCACCCGACGCCCATCTACGAACTCATCCTCAGCGCGCTCATCTTCTGGTTCCTGTGGAACGAGGGCAAGCGGGCAGCGCAGCTGCAGCGGCCCGCGGGGACGGTGCTGGGCGAGTATTTCTTCCTGACGGGCGCGGCGCGGTTCTTCATCGAGTTCATCCGGTACATCGAGGGCAAGAGCTTCGCATTGGGCGAGAGCTTCGGGCGCGGCTTCGTCGACTGGTACAACGGCGTATTCGGCATCACGCTGCCGGCGGGATATCCGCACGCGCTCGATACGGCGCAGTTGTTCTCGCTGGGCGAGATGCTGCTGGGAGCGGCGCTGATCGCGGTGGTCGTGCCGCGCTTCCTGCGCGGAAAAGAGGAGCACCGCATCCTGGAGCATACGGCAGCCTTCGGCGAGGCGACGCAGCCGGAGTACACGCCCGCGACCGCGGAGTGCCCGCATCCGGAGCGCTGGCGGATGTACGACACGATGAGCGCCGAGGTCGAGGTGCTCGACTTCCTGAAGGAGCTGGTGAAGACGGCGAAGCCGCGGCTCATCGTGGAGACCGGGACCTTCACCGCGCTCTCGACCATCCGTCTGGCCGAGGGCCTGCGCGAGAACGGCGAGGGCAAGCTCGTCACCATCGAATACGACCCCAGGGTGTTCGCGAAGGCGAAAGAGCGCGTGGAGGCCTCGGGCGTGGCGCGCTGGATCGAGATGCGCAACGAGTCGTCGCTCGACGCGAAGGTGGATGGCCAGATCGACCTGCTGTTCTGCGACTCCGACCTCGCCATCCGGGAGCAGGAGGTGCGGCACTTCCTGCCGCAGATGAGCCCGAACGGGCTGATCCTGATGCACGACGCCAGCACGCACTACAAAGTCGTGCGCGAGCAGGCTCTGCGGATGCAGGCGGAAGGACTGCTCTCCGTGGTATTCCTGCCAACCCCGCGTGGCCTGGTGATCGCGCAGGCGAAGCGGTAG
- a CDS encoding TolC family protein: MKARALCLVLMILAVLSAADAAAEAVPFRRAIELALRHSGTMAIASADQQRAHANYLELRNMYLPQVTLGSGLGYSYGYPMSIEGSAPTIFNVDTRQYVINPSHRAFMKAAKVDWNATALNNQDKRNQVILETSSAYIELDKLTSAMHVQQQQEQAALRMEQITGERVQAGLDAEVALTKAKLATARVRMRMAQAAGAADVLRMRLSQLTGLPADSIETVTESVPRLPDVSQEENLSEKAANASPAVRFADETARAKQLRAEGEHKSLWPQVDLAGSYGMFARFNNFEDFFKKFQRNNASIGLAIRFPVLNFSGRAHAEAADAEAIRAKKEAEGVKQQVSSETLRLQRTVKQLAAAREVARLEHALARSDVDSVNARVQAGTASLRDQEEARVAEAERYSQFLDADFELSKAQMQLLTMTGEIEGWALK, encoded by the coding sequence ATGAAAGCTCGCGCGCTGTGCCTTGTCCTGATGATCCTCGCGGTGCTCTCGGCGGCCGACGCCGCCGCCGAGGCGGTGCCGTTCCGGCGCGCCATCGAGCTGGCGCTGCGGCACAGCGGGACGATGGCCATCGCGTCGGCCGACCAGCAGCGCGCGCACGCCAACTACCTCGAGCTGCGCAACATGTACCTGCCGCAGGTGACGCTCGGCTCCGGGCTGGGCTACTCGTACGGCTACCCGATGTCCATCGAGGGCTCCGCGCCCACCATCTTCAACGTCGACACGCGGCAGTACGTCATCAACCCCAGCCATCGCGCGTTCATGAAAGCGGCGAAGGTGGACTGGAACGCGACCGCGCTCAACAACCAGGACAAGCGCAACCAGGTGATCCTGGAGACTTCGAGCGCCTACATCGAGCTCGACAAGCTGACCTCGGCGATGCACGTGCAACAGCAGCAGGAGCAGGCCGCGCTGCGCATGGAGCAGATCACGGGGGAGCGCGTGCAGGCCGGCCTGGACGCCGAAGTCGCGCTGACGAAAGCGAAGCTGGCGACCGCGCGCGTCCGGATGCGGATGGCGCAGGCCGCCGGCGCGGCCGACGTGCTGCGCATGCGGCTCTCGCAGTTGACCGGCCTGCCGGCCGATTCGATCGAGACGGTGACGGAGAGCGTGCCGCGGCTACCGGACGTAAGCCAGGAGGAGAACCTGAGCGAGAAGGCCGCGAACGCCAGCCCGGCGGTGCGCTTCGCGGACGAGACCGCGCGCGCGAAGCAGCTGCGCGCCGAGGGCGAGCACAAGTCGCTCTGGCCGCAAGTCGACCTCGCGGGCTCCTACGGCATGTTCGCCAGGTTCAACAACTTCGAAGACTTCTTCAAGAAGTTCCAGCGCAACAACGCGAGCATCGGCCTGGCCATCCGCTTCCCTGTCCTGAACTTCTCGGGACGCGCGCACGCCGAAGCCGCGGACGCCGAGGCCATCCGCGCGAAAAAAGAAGCCGAGGGCGTGAAGCAGCAGGTGTCGTCGGAGACGCTGCGGCTGCAGCGCACGGTGAAACAGCTGGCGGCGGCGCGCGAGGTCGCTCGGCTGGAGCACGCGCTGGCGCGGTCGGACGTGGACTCGGTGAACGCGCGCGTGCAGGCCGGGACGGCCTCGCTGCGCGACCAGGAAGAGGCGCGCGTGGCCGAGGCCGAACGCTACTCGCAGTTCCTCGATGCCGATTTCGAGCTCAGCAAGGCGCAGATGCAGCTCCTGACGATGACGGGCGAGATCGAGGGCTGGGCGCTGAAGTAG
- a CDS encoding efflux RND transporter periplasmic adaptor subunit codes for MLQRPQTPVALLIALAVLAGCGKNKVEGAGGPPAMPVKVQTASLQKVGDFTEYIATLRSRHASVLQPEVEGQVTRIHVRAGQSVQAGQPLLEIDPRKQEATVVSQEAGTRAREAAVAYTGQDLQRKKNLFAAGVISKQELDLAQAAYDASKAELDATQADVRQQRVQLHYFLVKAPEAGIVGDIPVRVGDRVTNQTILTTLDTGGDLEAYISVPAEKSGEVRVGMPIELLDEEGKPMARTTASFVSPRVDPETQLLLLKANVPNAERRFRNEQVVHARVIFREQERPMIPVTAVSRLAGQTFAFVAASENGKTVAKQRSVKLGEVIGNDYVVLDGINPGEKVIVSGVQMLADGMPVNPGS; via the coding sequence ATGCTGCAACGCCCCCAGACCCCAGTCGCACTCCTGATCGCCCTTGCCGTGCTCGCCGGCTGCGGCAAGAACAAGGTAGAAGGCGCCGGCGGACCGCCCGCGATGCCGGTCAAAGTCCAGACGGCCAGCCTGCAGAAGGTCGGTGACTTCACCGAGTACATCGCGACGCTGCGTTCGCGCCACGCCTCCGTGCTGCAGCCGGAGGTCGAAGGCCAGGTCACGCGCATCCACGTCCGCGCCGGGCAATCGGTGCAGGCCGGCCAGCCGCTCCTGGAGATCGACCCCCGCAAACAGGAAGCGACCGTGGTCTCGCAGGAGGCCGGCACGCGCGCCCGCGAAGCCGCCGTCGCCTACACCGGCCAGGACCTCCAGCGGAAGAAGAACCTGTTTGCCGCCGGCGTGATCTCGAAGCAGGAACTCGACCTCGCGCAGGCTGCCTACGACGCCTCCAAGGCCGAGCTCGACGCCACGCAGGCCGATGTCCGCCAGCAGCGCGTCCAGCTTCACTATTTCCTGGTGAAGGCGCCGGAGGCGGGCATCGTCGGCGACATTCCCGTGCGTGTGGGCGACCGCGTCACCAATCAGACCATCCTGACCACGCTCGACACCGGCGGCGACCTCGAGGCCTACATCTCCGTCCCCGCGGAAAAGAGCGGCGAAGTGAGGGTCGGCATGCCCATCGAGCTGCTCGACGAAGAGGGCAAGCCGATGGCGCGGACCACGGCCTCGTTCGTCTCGCCCCGCGTCGACCCCGAGACGCAGCTGCTGCTGCTCAAGGCCAACGTGCCGAACGCCGAGCGGCGCTTCCGCAACGAGCAGGTGGTGCACGCGCGCGTCATCTTCCGCGAGCAGGAACGCCCGATGATCCCGGTGACGGCGGTCTCGCGGCTGGCGGGCCAGACCTTCGCCTTCGTCGCGGCCAGCGAGAACGGCAAGACCGTCGCCAAGCAGCGCTCGGTGAAGCTCGGCGAGGTCATCGGCAACGATTACGTGGTGCTCGACGGCATCAATCCCGGCGAGAAGGTCATCGTCAGCGGCGTGCAGATGCTGGCTGACGGCATGCCGGTAAACCCAGGCAGTTAG